GGTAGGTGTCCAGCCCCTTGAGGCGGCCTTCCTCAAGTCGCTGCGAGGCCAGCAGCAGATGCACGCCCAGGGACCGTCCGATGCGGCCGATCTGGATGAACATGTCGATGAAATCCGGCTTCGCGGTCAGCAGCTCGCTGAACTCGTCGATGACGAGCACGAGCGAGGGCAGCGGTTCGAGCGGCGCGCCCGCCGCGCGTGCCCGCTCGTAGTCGTGCAGGTTGGCGTAGTTGCCCGCGTTCCGCAGCAGCTCCTGCCGGCGCTGCAACTCGCCGCGGATGGAGTCGCCCATGCGGTCGACCAGGGTCAGGTCGTCCGCCAGGTTCGTGATCACGGCCGACACGTGCGGAAGCGCGGCCATGCCCGTGAACGTGGCGCCGCCCTTGAAGTCGGCCAGCACGAAGTTCAGCGTCTCCGACGTGTGGGTGACCGCGAGACCGAGCACCAGGGTGCGCAGCAGCTCCGACTTGCCGGAACCGGTCGCCCCCACGCACAGACCGTGCGGACCCATGCCCTCCTGCGCCGCCTCCTTGAGGTCCAGCATCACCGGCTGGCCCTCCTCGTCGACGCCGATCGGCACCCGCAGCCGCTCGCCGGCCGACCGCGGTCGCCAGGTCCTGGCGACATCGACGGAAGCCGGGTCCCCGAGGCCGAGCAGCTCCGCGAAGTCCAGCTCGGCCAGCAGCGGCTCCTCCTCGTCCGCCGCCGTGCTCAGCCGCAGCGGCGCCAGCTGCCGGGCCAGCGCCTCGGCCGCCTCGGGCGACAGCACGTCCGGCTCGCCCTCGAACACCGCGCCGTCCTGCGCCTGGAGCCTGAGCAGCCCCGGGGCGCACTCGACCGACAGGCCGCCCCGGCCCGCGTCCCGGTCCCCGGGCAGCACCTCGACGATCGTCACGCCCTGGAGCCCTTCGGCGGCGGCGAACGCCGAGTGGGGCGGCACCCGTTCGCCGTCCACCACCAGGAGCACGTGCGGCTGGTCCAGCACCGGCTTGCCGCCCGGTGAGAACCTGCCCCGCCCTTCGAGCCGGCCGGCCACGTCCCGTTCGACCGCGGACACGCTGCCGCCGAACAGCCGGCGGGTGCCGGCCCCGTCCAGCGCGGGCAACTGCGCGTGGGGCAGCCACTTCGTCCACTCCCAGTGCCCCGCCGCATCCGCCGAGGCCGCCACGGCGAGCGTCACGTCCTCGGGCGAGTGCAGCGCGGTCAGCGAACCGACCAGCGCGCGCGCCACCCCGCGTGCGGTTGCCGCGTCGCCCTTGACCACCAAGCGGTAGAAGCTGCGCAGCGACACCGCCATCGGCAGGCCCTGCACCGTGCTGTGCGTGTCGAGGAACCGCCGCATGGCCCCCGCCGTGAGCGGTTCGAGCTCCTCGACCGGCGCGGTCTGCGGGGCCACGAGCGGCGTCGCGAGCTGGTGCTCGCCGAGCCCGAGGCGCACCTGGCCGAAGTCGGCCTCGCCCGGCCGCCGCTCCCACACCCGGCTGCCCTCGGCGACCAGCGCCCACAGCTGCTCGGGCGCGGGGTGCAGGTAGTGCTGGGCGTCCCGCTGGCGCCGCGCCGTCTCGCGGACCGCGCGCCGCGTGCGCGACAGGTACTTCAGGTAGTCCCGGCGCAGCTGCGCCATCTGGCCTTGCGTGCCGCGGCGGAACCGCACGATCATGGCCACGACCATGCCCACCGTGGACACCAGCATCAGCATGCCCATGATGCGCATGAAGGGGTGGGCGTTCGGCATGAAGAAGAAGACCACGGACGATCCCATGCCGAGCATCGGCACGATCTGCATCAGCACGCCCTCCTGCTGCCCCTGCGGCAGCTCGGGCGGTGGCAGCAGCTCGACCGCGGTCCCTGGGGCCTGCTCTGGCAGGGCGCGCGGCGGACGTTTGACGACGATCTGGCCCATCGGAATACCCCCCGGAAAAGCCGCGCGCCACTGACCGGTGACGCGCTGTGCCGATCCTAGTGGGCGCCTCCGACACCACGCCGGGTAGGGTGGCCGCCGCAGTCCGTGCACATTGGGGAGGGGAGCAACACCGTGAGCACGACCGCGAACGTCGGCTTCTGCCGCGTCACCATCGCCGCGCCCGACAGCCGCATCGACATGGCCCTGCCGGAGGACTTCCCGCTCGCCGAGTTGTTCCCGGAGATCCTGCGCCTGACGGGCGCGACGCCTGAGCCCGGTGCCCCCGTGGGGTACCACCTGGTGCGCCCGGACGGCACGGTGCTCGACGGCGCCGGAACCCTGGCGGGACAACGGGTGCTCGACGGCGAGGTGCTGGCCCTGCGCCCCTTCGCCGACTCCCTGCCGCCGCCCGTGCACGACGACGTCACCGACGCGGTGGCCGACGCCGTCGCGGGGGACCGCAGGCTGTGGCAGGACCGCATGCTGCGCCTGGCGGGCCTGACCGCCGCCGGCTGCCTCGGCGCGCTGGTGGCCCTGGTGCTGTGGTACGGGGAACCGCGGCGGCACGAGATGCACGGCCTGCCCGGGGTGATCGCCGGGGTGGTGGCCGTGCTCCTGGTGGCCTTCGCCGTCGTGCGGGCCCGCGTCTACGACGACCGGGCCGCCGCCGTCGCGTTCGGCCTCGCGGCCCTGCCGAACGCCCTGGTCGCGGGCACCGGCGCGCTGCCGCTCGACGACGGGCACGGCGTGGGCCGCCTCGAACTGCTGCTCGGCTGCGTGGCCGCGGTCCTGGTCTCCGTGCTGCTGGTCGCCGCGATGCCGGAAGCCGCGGCGTGGTTCACCGCGAGCGCGTTCGCCGCGACGCTCGGCGCGCTCGCGACGTTCGTCGCCATCCTCACCGGGGCGCACCCGGTCGACACCGCCGCCGTGTGCGCGCCCGTCGCCCTCGGCGCCCTGGGCTTCCTGCCCGCCCTGTCCGCGAGCCTGGTGCGCCTGCCCATCGGGTACACCGCGCCGCAGCCGGGCTACGACGCGGCCGACCCGGAGCAGGCCAGGACGCAGAGCCCGCCGGTGGACACCGAACGCGTCGCCGCCCAGGCCCGCCGCGGCCACCAGCTGCTGCTCGGGCTCACCGGCGGCTGCGCCGTCCTCGCGACCGTCTCCGCGGGCGTGCTCGGCTTCTCCGAGGACGGCTGGGGCAGGCTCCTCGCGCTGGCCACCGCCGTCGCGCTGCTCACCCGGGCCCGGCTGTTCCGTTACGCGGTGCAGGTCTCCGTGCTGCTGACGGCCGGCCTGGTGTCCCTGGTGCTGCTGGTCGTCGGCTTCGCCTCGGACGCGGCCCCGACGGCCGACGGCGGCTCACCGGACCTGCGAACGGTCTGGCTCGCCGCCGCTCTCACGGCCGCCGCGGCCGTCCTGGCCGGCATCGCCCTGGTCGTGCCGCGCGCCGGTCTCACCCCGTTCTGGGGCCGGGTGCTCGATCTCACCGAGGGCGCCGTATTGTTGTCCCTCATACCGCTGTGCCTCGCGGTGCTCGACGCGTACAGCAGGGCCAGGGGGCTGACCAGCGGGTGATGACACCCGGATGTGCTCTGTCGGCCATCCTGCGGTAGCCTGCTTACCGGCCGTTTGCGTACGCGCCCCCGGAGTCTTCTGGAGGAAGCGCTCAGCGAGCCCCGCCTCCCGAGTTCAGGAAGCTCCCCTGCGGATCGGCCCAGGGGCACTCGGTGGCCACGCCGGACATCATCAAGGAGTACGTGTGTCGTCGCTCGACGCCGCAACGAAGCAGAAGATCATCGCCGAGTTCGCCACGAAGGAAGGCGACACCGGCTCCCCCGAGGTTCAGGTCGCGCTGCTCTCGCGCCGCATCTCGGACCTGACCGAGCACCTGAAGACCCACAAGCACGACCACCACTCCCGCCGGGGTCTGCTGCTGCTGGTCGGCCAGCGCCGCCGGCTGCTCCAGTACCTGGCGCGCAACGACATCCAGCGCTTCAGGACCCTGGTGGAACGCCTCGGCATCCGCCGCGGCGCGGCGGGCGCCAGGTAAGACGCCCCCAAGGGAGCGGCCACCCGCCGGGTGCCGCTCCCTTCGGCGTATCCGGTCCGTCGTGGATCGGTACCGCGCCGGGGACCGGCCGCCTTTGTAGGCTGGTTCCAACGACAAGAAGAGAGACGCATGCACGAGGAGGAGTGCCTTCTCACCGACGCCGGTCCTCGGTAGTGGCTTCCGGGCTGCTGTCCCGGGAGCTTCGATCGATGGCCGGCCCGTCCGGAGGTGCTCCACCTCGCGGTCCCGCCCTCGGGGCGGGGCGCAGAAGAAGGAGACTTTCCAAGGTGGAGAACGAAACCCACTACGCCGAGGCCGTCATCGACAACGGCAGCTTCGGCACCCGCACCATCCGGTTCGAGACCGGCCGGCTGGCCAGGCAGGCCGCCGGGTCCGCGGTGGCCTACCTGGACGACGACACCATGGTGCTGTCGGCGACCACCGCGTCCAAGAACCCCAAGGACCAGCTGGACTTCTTCCCGCTCACCGTGGACGTCGAGGAGCGGATGTACGCGGCCGGGAAGATCCCCGGTTCCTTCTTCCGCCGTGAGGGACGCCCGTCCGAGGACGCGATCCTCACCTGCCGCCTGATCGACCGCCCGCTCCGGCCCTCGTTCAGGAAGGGTCTGCGCAACGAGATCCAGATCGTCGAGACGATCATGGCGCTCAACCCCGAGCACCTCTACGACGTGGTCGCCATCAACGCGGCCTCCTGCTCCACGCAGCTCGCCGGCCTGCCGTTCTCCGGCCCCATCGGCGGCACCCGCGTGGCCCTCATCCGCGGCCAGTGGGTCGCCTTCCCCACGCACTCCGAGCTGGAGGAGGCCGTCTTCGACATGGTCGTGGCCGGCCGCGTGCTGCCGGACGGCGACGTGGCGATCATGATGGTCGAGGCCGAGGCGACCGAGAAGACCATCGAGCTGGTCAAGGGCGGTGCGCAGGCGCCGACCGAGGAGGTCGTGGCGGCCGGTCTCGACGCCGCGAAGCCGTTCATCAAGGTCCTGTGCCGCGCGCAGTCCGACCTCGCGGCCAAGGCGGCCAAGCCGACCGGCGAGTTCCCCGTCTTCCTCGACTACCAGGACGACGTGTACGAGGCCCTGAGCGCGGCGGTGCGCGACGAGCTGGCCCAGGCGCTGACCATCGCGGGCAAGCAGGACCGCGAGGCCGAGCTCGACCGGGTCAAGACCGTGGCGGCCGAGAAGCTGCTGCCCCAGTTCGAGGGGCGCGAGAAGGAGATCTCCGCGGCCTACAGGTCGCTGACCAAGGCGCTGGTCCGCGAGCGCGTCATCCGCGACAAGGTCCGCATCGACGGCCGGGGCGTGACCGACATCCGCACGCTGGCCGCCGAGGTCGAGGCCATCCCGCGGGTCCACGGCTCGGCGCTGTTCGAGCGCGGCGAGACCCAGATCCTCGGCGTCACCACGCTGAACATGCTCCGCATGGAGCAGCAGCTCGACACCCTGTCGCCGGTGACGCGCAAGCGCTACATGCACAACTACAACTTCCCGCCCTACTCCACCGGTGAGACCGGCCGCGTCGGTTCCCCGAAGCGCCGCGAGATCGGCCACGGCGCGCTCGCCGAGCGGGCCCTGGTGCCGGTGCTGCCGACGCGCGAGGAGTTCCCCTACGCGATCCGGCAGGTCTCCGAGGCGCTGGGCTCCAACGGCTCCACGTCGATGGGCTCCGTGTGCGCCTCGACGATGTCGCTGCTGAACGCGGGCGTGCCGCTGAAGGCCTCGGTCGCGGGCATCGCGATGGGGCTGATCTCCCAGGAGGTCGAGGGCGAGACCCACTACGTCACCCTCACCGACATCCTCGGGGCCGAGGACGCCTACGGCGACATGGACTTCAAGGTCGCGGGCACCCGGCAGTTCGTCACCGCGCTCCAGCTCGACACCAAGCTCGACGGCATCCCGGCCTCCGTGCTGGCCGCCGCGCTGAAGCAGGCCAGGGACGCGCGGCTGCACATCCTCGACGTGATGAGCGAGGCCATCGACGTTCCCGACGAGATGTCGCCGAACGCGCCGCGCATCATCACCGTCAAGATCCCGGTGGACAAGATCGGCGAGGTCATCGGCCCGAAGGGCAAGATGATCAACCAGATCCAGGAGGACACCGGCGCCGACATCACGATCGAGGACGACGGCACCATCTACATCGGTGCCGCGGACGGCCCGGCGGCCGAGGCCGCCCGCGCCACGATCAACGGCATCGCCAACCCGACGATGCCCGAGGTCGGTGAGCGGTACCTGGGTACGGTGGTCAAGACCACGACGTTCGGTGCGTTCGTCTCCCTGCTGCCCGGCAAGGACGGCCTGCTGCACATCTCCCAGATCCGCAAGCTGGCCGGCGGCAAGCGCGTGGAGAACGTCGACGACGTGCTCGGCGTGGGCCAGAAGGTGCAGGTCGAGATCGCCGAGATCGACCAGCGCGGCAAGCTGTCCCTGGTGCCGGTCCTCGACGAGGACGCGGGCGAGGACGCCTCGGGCAGCGCCGACGAGGCCGGGAAGGACGCGGCCGACCAGTGAGGCCCACCCCCCGTTCCACGACGGCCCGCCCCACCGCTCCGGTGGGGCGGGCCGTGCCCCGTCCGCGGCCCGCGGAGGCGGCGCCCGGGACCGTGCGCACGACGGTGCTCCCCAGCGGTCTCCGGGTCGTCACCGAGGCCGTGCCCTCGGTCCGCTCGGTGACGTTCGGCATCTGGGCGGCCGTCGGCTCGCGCGACGAGACCCCGGCGCTCAACGGGGCGACGCACTACCTGGAACACCTGCTGTTCAAGGGCACCGAGCGGCGCACCGCGCTGGACATCTCGGCGGCCGTCGACGCGGTCGGCGGTGAGATGAACGCCTTCACGACGAAGGAGTTCACGTGCTACTACGCCCGGGTGCTCGACGCGGACCTGCCGCTGGCCGTCGATGTCGTCTGCGACATGCTGACGAGTTCGGTGATCGCGCCGGAGGAGGTCGAGGCCGAGCGCGACGTCATCCTCGAAGAGATCGCCATGACCGAGGACGATCCCGGCGACGGCGTGCACGACCTGTTCGCCCACACCCTGCTCGGTGACAGCCCGCTCGGCCGTCCCGTGCTCGGCACCGTCGACACGGTCAACGGGCTCACGCGCGACCGTATCGCGCGGTTCTACCGGCGCCACTACGAGCCCTCGCGCCTGGTCGTCGCCGCCGCGGGCAACCTCGACCACGCGGCCGTGGTCGACCAGGTCCGCGCGGCGTTCGAGCGGGGCGGTGCGCTGAACGGAACGGCCGACCCCGCGCCGCACCGCACCGGCAGCAGGACCCTCAGGACGGCGGGCCGGGTCGAGGTGCAGGAACGTCCCACCGAGCAGGCGCACCTCGTGCTCGGCATGCCGGGCGTCTCGCGGCACGACGAGCGCCGCTGGGCGCTCGGCGTGCTGTCGGCCGCGCTGGGCGGCGGGATGAGCTCCCGCCTCTTCCAGGAGGTGCGCGAGAAGCGCGGACTGGCCTACAGCATCTACACCCACACCTCCGGCTACGCCGACTGCGGCATCTTCGGCGTCTACGCCGGCTGCCGCCCCGACCGGCTGAACGACGTGCTGGCGATCTGCCGGGAGCAGCTCTCCGACGTCGCGCGGAACGGGCTGGGGGACGAGGAGACGCGGCGCGCCATCGGGCAGCTCGCCGGGTCGACGGTGCTCGGTCTTGAGGACACCGGCTCGCTCATGCACCGGCTGGGCAAGAGCGAGGTGTGCTGGGGCCGGCAGCTCTCGGTGGACGAGATGCTGGAACGCATCGCGGCCGTGACGCCGGACGACGTCCGGCAGGTCGCGCGCGAGGTGCTGGGCCGGCGGCCCTCGCTGTCCGTCATCGGCCCGCTGGACGACCGGCAGGCCGCGCGCCTGCCGGACGCGGTGGCCTGAGCACAACCCAGGAGCGAACAGGATGAGCAAGCTGCGCGTGGCCGTGATCGGTGCCCGCGGACGCATGGGAGCCGAGGCCGTGCGGGCCGTCTCGGCCGCCGACGACATGGAACTGGTCGCGGCGCTCGGACGCGGTGACCCGCTCACGGCGCTGACGGACGCGGGCGCCGAGATCGCCGTCGAACTGACGCATCCCGACTCCGTCATGGAGAACCTGGAGTTCTGCGTGCGGCACGGCATCCACGGTGTCGTGGGCACCACCGGCTGGACCGACGGACGGATCGCGGAACTGGAGGGCTGGCTGGCGGCCTCGCCGGGGACCGGCGTGCTCGTGGCACCGAACTTCGGCATCGGCGCGGTGCTCACCATGCGCTTCGCGCAGCAGGCGGCCCGTTTCTTCGAGTCCGTCGAGATCGTCGAACTGCACCACCCGGGCAAGGCGGACGCGCCCAGCGGCACCGCGGTGCGCACCGCCCGGCTGATCGCGGGGGCCAGGCGGGCCGCGGGGCTCGGCGAGCAGCCGGACGCGACGAGCACGGCGCTCGACGGCGCGCGCGGCGCCTCGGTCGACGGGGTCCCGGTGCACGCGGTGCGGCTGCGGGGACTCGTCGCCCACCAGGAGGTGCTGTTCGGCGACGAGGGCGAGATCTTCACGCTGCGGCACGACTCGATGAACCGCGGCTCGTTCATGCCGGGCGTGCTGCTCGGCGTGCGGCGGGTCGGCGGCGTCCCCGGTCTGACGTTCGGTCTCGAACACTTCATGGACCTGGACGGCTGAGCCGTGCGGGACAGGCTCGTCCTCGCGCTGCTGAGCGGTGCCCTGCTGGTCTACTCCGGGCTCGTGGGCCACCGCGGCGTCCTGCTGGTGGCCGAGGGCACGTGGGTGGCGGTCTCCCTGGGCCTCGCGGTGCTGGTGCTGCCCCTGCTCGGGGCCTGGTTCCTGTGGCGCAGCCTGCGCTTCGTGCTCGCGGCCAACCGGCTGGCCCGCGAACTCGACGCCGAGGGCGGGCTCGCCGTGGACGACCTGGCGCGGACGCCGAGCGGGCGGATCGACCGGGCCGCCGCGGACGAGGCGTTCGCGGCGCGGCGGGCCGAGGCCGAGGCCCGCCCCGAGGACTGGCGGTGCTGGTTCCGGCTGGCCGTGGCCTACCGAGACGCCGGCGACACACCGCGGGCCCGCCGCGCGATGCAGCACGCCATCGGCCTGCGGGCGGGCCGCGTGCCCGCCGCGTCGCCGGGGCGGATGTCCCGCGGCTGACGGCTCAGGCTTGGCACAGCCGACCGGCCCGGATTCGGCCACGAGCCGCCGCGGCCCCGCGCCGTGACTCCCGGGCGGTAACGCCGGGAGCACGCCGCGGGGCCGCATTCGCGCCTCGGGCGACAGGATCTAGTGGTGCTCGGCGGCCCACGCCTCCAGCACGTCGGCCGCGCGTTCGAACGCCTCGGGCCGGGACAGGAAGTCGGCGTTGTGGTCGGTCAGCAGGGGCGGCAGCGTTTCGCCGCCGCGCCGCTCGACGTGCACGGCCTGGCCCTGCACGCTGCGCGGCGTGCCCAGCCACTTGACCGGCTGCTGAACGGTGCTGACGCGCGCCACCTCGCTCCAGCGCAGGGACTGGGTGCGCAGCAGGCCGACCCGGCGCAGCCCGTGCGGGCTGACCCAGATGCCCATGCGCAGCAGGCGCAGGGCGAACGCGATGCCCAGGGCGGCGGCGGCGAGCGTCACTCCGGCGCCCGTCGGGGAACCGGCCATCACGATGATCATGGCGCAGATGAGCATGTAGGCGGCGATCAGCAACGCGATCGCCGCGGTGGCCACGCGCCAGGGGCCCGGCCGGTAGGGGCGGCGCCATTGGTCCTGCGTGGCGTGCGGCAGAGCCTCGTCCTGCCGGGAACCGGCGGAGTCGGGGTCGGCCGCGAGAAAGGTCAGGGGCACGGCTGGGGTCCTCGCTACGTATCACAGACGGCATCACACAGGGCGGTGCTGTGAACGGTGAGGCTACCGGGTCAGTGCTCCTCGGCCGCCTCCGGTGCCCCGGGAACGGGCCCGGGGTCCACGTCGAGGGCGGGGCGCGCGAGCAGCAGGGCGCCTATGAGCCCGGATATCAGGACAAGGCCGACGAGCGCGCCGCCGAGCAGCCGGCCGATGCCGGGGGCGCGACGCGGGGCGGTGGGACCCGTGAAGTCGTCATGGTGCGGCATGCGGTCCTCCAACCCCTGGCATCCCCCGTCGTCCCCTCGTCCCTGTCGTCCCAGCCGTCCCCCGAACGGCCCAACGCCAGGCTATCAGGTGAACAATCCGACTCCGTGGGTCATGCCGGTTTTGCCCCGCTGCCGCCCGTCGGGCGGCCCGGGGCGGGCCGTAGGGTGGGACCCGTCTCCGCCCGCCAGCCCGTGCCCGGAAGGACCCTTGGTGACCGAAAGCCCGAATTTCCGCAGTGACCTCACCGTCGAGCTGGTCAAGCACAGTGCCGCGGACACGGACGTCCTGTTCGCGGCGCGTGTCTCGACGCTGGGGGAGCAGTCCGTCGAGGAGATCGGCAAGGACCCGGAGCGGTCCAAGGGATTGATCAACTACCTCATGCGCGACCGGCACGGCAGCCCGTTCGAGCACAACTCGATGACGTTCCTCGTCCGCGCGCCGATCTTCGTCTTCCGCGAGTTCCACCGGCACCGGGTCGGCTGGTCGTACAACGAGGAGTCCGGCCGCTACCGCCGCCTCGACCCCGAGTTCTACGTGCCGGGCGAGGACCGCGACCTGGTGCAGCGGGGCCGCCCGGGCAAGTACGAGTTCGTGCCGGGCACGGCCGAGCAGCACGCCCTGGTGGGCAAGGTCATGGAGGAG
Above is a genomic segment from Streptomyces marincola containing:
- the eccD gene encoding type VII secretion integral membrane protein EccD translates to MSTTANVGFCRVTIAAPDSRIDMALPEDFPLAELFPEILRLTGATPEPGAPVGYHLVRPDGTVLDGAGTLAGQRVLDGEVLALRPFADSLPPPVHDDVTDAVADAVAGDRRLWQDRMLRLAGLTAAGCLGALVALVLWYGEPRRHEMHGLPGVIAGVVAVLLVAFAVVRARVYDDRAAAVAFGLAALPNALVAGTGALPLDDGHGVGRLELLLGCVAAVLVSVLLVAAMPEAAAWFTASAFAATLGALATFVAILTGAHPVDTAAVCAPVALGALGFLPALSASLVRLPIGYTAPQPGYDAADPEQARTQSPPVDTERVAAQARRGHQLLLGLTGGCAVLATVSAGVLGFSEDGWGRLLALATAVALLTRARLFRYAVQVSVLLTAGLVSLVLLVVGFASDAAPTADGGSPDLRTVWLAAALTAAAAVLAGIALVVPRAGLTPFWGRVLDLTEGAVLLSLIPLCLAVLDAYSRARGLTSG
- the rpsO gene encoding 30S ribosomal protein S15, producing MSSLDAATKQKIIAEFATKEGDTGSPEVQVALLSRRISDLTEHLKTHKHDHHSRRGLLLLVGQRRRLLQYLARNDIQRFRTLVERLGIRRGAAGAR
- a CDS encoding polyribonucleotide nucleotidyltransferase: MENETHYAEAVIDNGSFGTRTIRFETGRLARQAAGSAVAYLDDDTMVLSATTASKNPKDQLDFFPLTVDVEERMYAAGKIPGSFFRREGRPSEDAILTCRLIDRPLRPSFRKGLRNEIQIVETIMALNPEHLYDVVAINAASCSTQLAGLPFSGPIGGTRVALIRGQWVAFPTHSELEEAVFDMVVAGRVLPDGDVAIMMVEAEATEKTIELVKGGAQAPTEEVVAAGLDAAKPFIKVLCRAQSDLAAKAAKPTGEFPVFLDYQDDVYEALSAAVRDELAQALTIAGKQDREAELDRVKTVAAEKLLPQFEGREKEISAAYRSLTKALVRERVIRDKVRIDGRGVTDIRTLAAEVEAIPRVHGSALFERGETQILGVTTLNMLRMEQQLDTLSPVTRKRYMHNYNFPPYSTGETGRVGSPKRREIGHGALAERALVPVLPTREEFPYAIRQVSEALGSNGSTSMGSVCASTMSLLNAGVPLKASVAGIAMGLISQEVEGETHYVTLTDILGAEDAYGDMDFKVAGTRQFVTALQLDTKLDGIPASVLAAALKQARDARLHILDVMSEAIDVPDEMSPNAPRIITVKIPVDKIGEVIGPKGKMINQIQEDTGADITIEDDGTIYIGAADGPAAEAARATINGIANPTMPEVGERYLGTVVKTTTFGAFVSLLPGKDGLLHISQIRKLAGGKRVENVDDVLGVGQKVQVEIAEIDQRGKLSLVPVLDEDAGEDASGSADEAGKDAADQ
- a CDS encoding M16 family metallopeptidase; translated protein: MRPTPRSTTARPTAPVGRAVPRPRPAEAAPGTVRTTVLPSGLRVVTEAVPSVRSVTFGIWAAVGSRDETPALNGATHYLEHLLFKGTERRTALDISAAVDAVGGEMNAFTTKEFTCYYARVLDADLPLAVDVVCDMLTSSVIAPEEVEAERDVILEEIAMTEDDPGDGVHDLFAHTLLGDSPLGRPVLGTVDTVNGLTRDRIARFYRRHYEPSRLVVAAAGNLDHAAVVDQVRAAFERGGALNGTADPAPHRTGSRTLRTAGRVEVQERPTEQAHLVLGMPGVSRHDERRWALGVLSAALGGGMSSRLFQEVREKRGLAYSIYTHTSGYADCGIFGVYAGCRPDRLNDVLAICREQLSDVARNGLGDEETRRAIGQLAGSTVLGLEDTGSLMHRLGKSEVCWGRQLSVDEMLERIAAVTPDDVRQVAREVLGRRPSLSVIGPLDDRQAARLPDAVA
- the dapB gene encoding 4-hydroxy-tetrahydrodipicolinate reductase; its protein translation is MSKLRVAVIGARGRMGAEAVRAVSAADDMELVAALGRGDPLTALTDAGAEIAVELTHPDSVMENLEFCVRHGIHGVVGTTGWTDGRIAELEGWLAASPGTGVLVAPNFGIGAVLTMRFAQQAARFFESVEIVELHHPGKADAPSGTAVRTARLIAGARRAAGLGEQPDATSTALDGARGASVDGVPVHAVRLRGLVAHQEVLFGDEGEIFTLRHDSMNRGSFMPGVLLGVRRVGGVPGLTFGLEHFMDLDG
- a CDS encoding PH domain-containing protein, whose protein sequence is MPLTFLAADPDSAGSRQDEALPHATQDQWRRPYRPGPWRVATAAIALLIAAYMLICAMIIVMAGSPTGAGVTLAAAALGIAFALRLLRMGIWVSPHGLRRVGLLRTQSLRWSEVARVSTVQQPVKWLGTPRSVQGQAVHVERRGGETLPPLLTDHNADFLSRPEAFERAADVLEAWAAEHH
- the thyX gene encoding FAD-dependent thymidylate synthase, with the translated sequence MTESPNFRSDLTVELVKHSAADTDVLFAARVSTLGEQSVEEIGKDPERSKGLINYLMRDRHGSPFEHNSMTFLVRAPIFVFREFHRHRVGWSYNEESGRYRRLDPEFYVPGEDRDLVQRGRPGKYEFVPGTAEQHALVGKVMEESYRQSYAAYRDLLDAGVAREVARSVLPVGLFSSMYATCNARSLMHFLGLRTRDERAAAPSFPQREIEMVGERMEEEWARLMPLTHAAFNANGRVAP